A portion of the Luxibacter massiliensis genome contains these proteins:
- a CDS encoding recombinase family protein, producing MSEVRTRKFGYIRVSSKDQHIDRQLSDFKREGIQKRDIFIEKQSGRDFQRPVYRQIGNRRLYRLSFLWVHPQHLLVQQGMIGCNHLDNFSALP from the coding sequence GTGTCAGAAGTAAGAACGAGAAAGTTCGGATATATTCGTGTTTCATCTAAGGATCAGCATATAGATCGGCAGCTGTCAGATTTCAAGAGAGAAGGTATACAGAAACGGGATATTTTTATTGAAAAGCAGTCGGGGAGAGATTTCCAACGCCCGGTGTACCGTCAGATTGGTAATCGGCGCCTTTACAGACTCTCTTTTCTGTGGGTGCATCCGCAACACCTGCTCGTACAGCAGGGCATGATAGGTTGTAATCATTTGGATAATTTCAGTGCCCTTCCCTGA